One Salmo trutta chromosome 24, fSalTru1.1, whole genome shotgun sequence genomic region harbors:
- the lrrc63 gene encoding uncharacterized protein lrrc63 isoform X1, whose protein sequence is MPSERARLLRRPLPPKKIPPIVKSLPSPILSGTIIDSLPSTERGDLKDSATERSESSCHMLPLWDYDPAAFRAAPTPLTSVPSMLIPKIIEGFPCKPPRTLPKIPLLDLLKTDPRYIPFPPSFSFNDFLRDPNGGCGAQSLEGLKKVALSRCNYRKLVGLFLMELHKGQQTEVSKQLMSTEKLPEVKTRIPQKQIICELAALIRMEVQTQMMCRRSCLGDGTCRSEQKSVEIWVPPGKRQAVQKQENLYLGTEVILNSVTTKHFQGSRRTHSPFRHSGEAINPSELAILDCLTEGGKALTLKAHFIALLPDLTPLAQSLLYLNLSFNDFTIFPVEVYELTQLEVLKMRDNPIEEIPTGIHRLTRLKTFVISFCKITSLPSELYQLPTLQFLDVSYNLLSSLTNDIRKLRCSLETLEYLNVEGNQLPGLPCGALRLSLTQLRISNNYMHPYFWKSCSWNSPQDLQHSATMTLSLTDTCLRYASLPPEAQMALSRVGVCDCCRGPMYGPGLKVIRPCYNIFGLHRVPFIFYACTPACHWNFKNQTKSLSSLLYGEDTTHNSEQLT, encoded by the exons ATGCCATCAGAACGTGCAAGGCTTCTTCGGAGGCCTTTGCCCCCTAAAAAGATTCCCCCCATTGTGAAATCACTTCCTTCGCCTATACTTTCAG GTACAATCATAGACTCATTGCCCTCAACAGAGAGAGGGGATCTGAAGGACAGTGCCACCGAGCGGAGTGAGTCAAGCTGCCACATGCTTCCTCTTTGGGACTATGACCCTGCAGCCTTTAGGGCAGCTCCCACTCCCCTGACCTCGGTCCCATCCATGCTAATACCTAAAATAATTGAGGGCTTCCCCTGTAAACCGCCACGCACTCTCCCCAAAATCCCCCTCCTCGACCTCCTCAAGACAGACCCCAGATACATCCCTTTTCCCCCTAGCTTTAGCTTCAATGACTTTCTGCGGGACCCTAATGGCGGCTGTGGGGCTCAGTCACTAGAGGGCCTGAAGAAAGTGGCCCTGTCTCGCTGCAACTACAGGAAGCTGGTTGGGCTTTTCCTGATGGAGCTGCACAAAGGGCAACAGACTGAGGTGTCCAAGCAGCTGATGTCCACTGAGAAATTGCCAGAGGTCAAGACCAGGATCCCACAGAAGCAAATCATATGCG AGCTGGCAGCATTGATCCGTATGGAGGTGCAAACTCAGATGATGTGTCGGAGGAGCTGTTTGGGAGATGGGACCTGCAGGTCTGAACAGAAATCTGTGGAGATCTGGGTACCCCCAGGGAAAAGACAAGCTGTTCAGAAACAGGAAAATCTATACCTAG GAACGGAGGTGATCCTGAACTCTGTGACGACCAAGCACTTCCAGGGCTCTCGGCGGACCCACTCCCCGTTCAGGCACTCTGGAGAGGCCATCAACCCATCTGAGTTGGCCATACTGGACTGTCTGACGGAGGGGGGCAAGGCACTCACCCTGAAG GCCCACTTCATTGCCCTGCTTCCTGATTTGACTCCTCTGGCCCAGAGCCTGCTCTACCTCAACCTGTCCTTCAATGACTTCACTATCTTCCCAGTGGAG GTGTATGAGCTCACGCAGTTGGAGGTGCTGAAGATGAGAGACAACCCCATAGAGGAGATCCCTACCGGCATCCACAGACTCACCAGGCTCAAAACCTTTGTCATCTCCTTCTGCAAGATCACCTCCCTGCCGTCAGA GCTGTACCAGCTGCCCACCCTGCAGTTTCTAGATGTATCCTACAACCTCCTCTCATCCCTAACAAATGACATCAGAAAACTCAGGTGCAGTCTAGA GACTCTGGAGTACCTGAATGTGGAGGGGAACCAGCTGCCTGGCCTGCCCTGTGGGGCCCTGCGCCTCTCCCTCACCCAGCTCAGGATCTCCAACAACTACATGCACCCCTACTTTTGGAAGAGCTGCAGCTGGAACTCTCCCCAGGATCTGCAACACTCAGCCACTATGaccctctctctcacagacacctGTCTGCGCTACGCCAGCCTTCCCCCTGAGGCACAGATGGCCCTTAGCAG ggtgggtgtgtgtgactgctgtagGGGTCCTATGTACGGACCTGGACTCAAGGTGATCCGGCCCTGCTACAATATCTTCGGACTACACAGGGTGCCCTTCATCTTCTATGCCTGCACCCCAGCATGCCACTGGAACTTCAAGAACCAGACCAAGAGTCTCTCCAGTCTTCTGTATGGAGAAGACACAACTCACAATAGTGAACAACTAACATGA
- the LOC115161027 gene encoding GDP-Man:Man(3)GlcNAc(2)-PP-Dol alpha-1,2-mannosyltransferase, whose translation MAGHDHHHDYLSLCLCDLIRLLWSMVLPCVYLSLVLALLLFLLVMGVRIWLQRSRKARLAQNSSPTVAFFHPYCNAGGGGERVLWCALRALQNRYPNVLFVVYSGDQGVTGEQILEGAQQRFNIRLPHPVTFIFLKNRLLVEASSYPHFTLLGQSMGSMFLGWEALTAFVPDLYMDSMGYAFTLPIFRYLGGCRVGSYVHYPTVSTDMLSVVRERNPRFNNADYISANPLLSMAKVMYYCAFALIYGLAGSCSDVVMVNSTWTLGHILALWRAPSRTGVVYPPCDVRSFLNIPLEDEVEGEGLDDRKCHSIVSVGQFRPEKDHRLQIRAFRKLLDRKGVGPGGRDSLRLVLIGGCRNQEDDDRVLMLRGLCQELGVTERVEFKLNVPFDELKRELVDATIGLHTMWNEHFGIGVVECMAAGTVIVAHKSGGPKLDIVVPYEGGQTGFLADSEDSYATAMETILALSPSARLEIRRNARRSVDRFSDQEFDTSFLSSMESLMGKLE comes from the exons ATGGCTGGCCATGATCATCATCATGACTATCTGTCTCTGTGCTTATGTGACTTAATCAG ATTACTATGGTCCATGGTGCTGCCATGCGTGTATCTGAGCTTGGTGCTGGCGCTGCTCCTGTTTCTACTCGTCATGGGTGTCCGAATATGGCTGCAGAGGAGTCGGAAAGCCCGCCTGGCTCAGAACAGCTCCCCAACTGTGGCCTTCTTCCACCCTTACTGCAATGCAGGAGGGGGCGGGGAGCGGGTGCTCTGGTGTGCCCTCAGAGCGCTTCAGAATAG ATACCCAAACGTTTTATTCGTTGTGTATAGCGGTGACCAAGGGGTGACAGGGGAGCAGATCCTCGAGGGCGCCCAACAACGCTTCAACATCAGGCTGCCTCATCCAGTGACTTTCATATTCCTGAAGAACCGTCTCTTGGTGGAGGCTAGCTCCTACCCCCACTTCACCCTGCTGGGGCAGAGCATGGGCTCAATGTTCCTGGGCTGGGAGGCCCTCACTGCCTTCGTACCAGACCTCTATATGGACTCCATGGGCTATGCCTTCACTCTGCCCATCTTCCGCTACCTGGGAGGATGCAGGGTGGGCAGCTATGTGCACTACCCCACCGTCAGTACTGACATGCTgtctgtggtgagagagagaaacccaaG GTTCAACAATGCAGACTACATCTCTGCTAACCCTCTTCTTAGTATGGCCAAGGTGATGTACTACTGTGCCTTCGCTCTGATCTACGGCCTAGCTGGCTCCTGCAGCGATGTCGTCATGGTCAACTCTACCTGGACACTGGGCCACATCCTAGCCCTGTGGCGCGCACCCAGCCGCACCGGCGTGGTCTACCCTCCCTGCGACGTCCGCTCCTTCCTCAACATCCCATTGGAGGATGAGGTGGAAGGGGAGGGGCTCGATGACAGGAAGTGCCATTCGATAGTGTCCGTGGGGCAGTTCCGACCAGAGAAAGACCACCGGCTGCAGATTAGGGCCTTCCGGAAGCTTCTGGACAGGAAAGGGGTAGGTCCAGGAGGGCGGGATTCTCTGAGGCTGGTGTTGATTGGTGGCTGCCGTAACCAGGAGGATGATGATAGAGTGCTGATGCTGAGGGGGTTGTGCCAGGAGCTGGGTGTGACAGAAAGGGTTGAGTTTAAACTTAACGTTCCCTTTGACGAGTTAAAGAGGGAGCTGGTGGATGCCACCATTGGTCTGCACACCATGTGGAATGAGCATTTTGGCATAG gtGTGGTAGAATGTATGGCTGCAGGGACAGTCATCGTGGCTCACAAGTCCGGCGGCCCAAAGCTGGACATTGTGGTTCCCTATGAGGGCGGGCAGACTGGCTTCCTGGCCGACAGCGAGGACAGCTATGCTACAGCCATGGAGACCATCCTGGCACTGTCGCCGTCGGCACGGCTGGAGATCCGGCGCAATGCTCGACGGTCTGTAGACCGTTTCTCCGACCAGGAGTTTGACACCAGCTTCCTGTCTTCCATGGAATCTCTGATGGGAAAGCTGGAGTGA
- the lrrc63 gene encoding uncharacterized protein lrrc63 isoform X2 translates to MPSERARLLRRPLPPKKIPPIVKSLPSPILSGTIIDSLPSTERGDLKDSATERSESSCHMLPLWDYDPAAFRAAPTPLTSVPSMLIPKIIEGFPCKPPRTLPKIPLLDLLKTDPRYIPFPPSFSFNDFLRDPNGGCGAQSLEGLKKVALSRCNYRKLVGLFLMELHKGQQTEVSKQLMSTEKLPEVKTRIPQKQIICELAALIRMEVQTQMMCRRSCLGDGTCRSEQKSVEIWVPPGKRQAVQKQENLYLGTEVILNSVTTKHFQGSRRTHSPFRHSGEAINPSELAILDCLTEGGKALTLKAHFIALLPDLTPLAQSLLYLNLSFNDFTIFPVEVYELTQLEVLKMRDNPIEEIPTGIHRLTRLKTFVISFCKITSLPSELYQLPTLQFLDVSYNLLSSLTNDIRKLRTLEYLNVEGNQLPGLPCGALRLSLTQLRISNNYMHPYFWKSCSWNSPQDLQHSATMTLSLTDTCLRYASLPPEAQMALSRVGVCDCCRGPMYGPGLKVIRPCYNIFGLHRVPFIFYACTPACHWNFKNQTKSLSSLLYGEDTTHNSEQLT, encoded by the exons ATGCCATCAGAACGTGCAAGGCTTCTTCGGAGGCCTTTGCCCCCTAAAAAGATTCCCCCCATTGTGAAATCACTTCCTTCGCCTATACTTTCAG GTACAATCATAGACTCATTGCCCTCAACAGAGAGAGGGGATCTGAAGGACAGTGCCACCGAGCGGAGTGAGTCAAGCTGCCACATGCTTCCTCTTTGGGACTATGACCCTGCAGCCTTTAGGGCAGCTCCCACTCCCCTGACCTCGGTCCCATCCATGCTAATACCTAAAATAATTGAGGGCTTCCCCTGTAAACCGCCACGCACTCTCCCCAAAATCCCCCTCCTCGACCTCCTCAAGACAGACCCCAGATACATCCCTTTTCCCCCTAGCTTTAGCTTCAATGACTTTCTGCGGGACCCTAATGGCGGCTGTGGGGCTCAGTCACTAGAGGGCCTGAAGAAAGTGGCCCTGTCTCGCTGCAACTACAGGAAGCTGGTTGGGCTTTTCCTGATGGAGCTGCACAAAGGGCAACAGACTGAGGTGTCCAAGCAGCTGATGTCCACTGAGAAATTGCCAGAGGTCAAGACCAGGATCCCACAGAAGCAAATCATATGCG AGCTGGCAGCATTGATCCGTATGGAGGTGCAAACTCAGATGATGTGTCGGAGGAGCTGTTTGGGAGATGGGACCTGCAGGTCTGAACAGAAATCTGTGGAGATCTGGGTACCCCCAGGGAAAAGACAAGCTGTTCAGAAACAGGAAAATCTATACCTAG GAACGGAGGTGATCCTGAACTCTGTGACGACCAAGCACTTCCAGGGCTCTCGGCGGACCCACTCCCCGTTCAGGCACTCTGGAGAGGCCATCAACCCATCTGAGTTGGCCATACTGGACTGTCTGACGGAGGGGGGCAAGGCACTCACCCTGAAG GCCCACTTCATTGCCCTGCTTCCTGATTTGACTCCTCTGGCCCAGAGCCTGCTCTACCTCAACCTGTCCTTCAATGACTTCACTATCTTCCCAGTGGAG GTGTATGAGCTCACGCAGTTGGAGGTGCTGAAGATGAGAGACAACCCCATAGAGGAGATCCCTACCGGCATCCACAGACTCACCAGGCTCAAAACCTTTGTCATCTCCTTCTGCAAGATCACCTCCCTGCCGTCAGA GCTGTACCAGCTGCCCACCCTGCAGTTTCTAGATGTATCCTACAACCTCCTCTCATCCCTAACAAATGACATCAGAAAACTCAG GACTCTGGAGTACCTGAATGTGGAGGGGAACCAGCTGCCTGGCCTGCCCTGTGGGGCCCTGCGCCTCTCCCTCACCCAGCTCAGGATCTCCAACAACTACATGCACCCCTACTTTTGGAAGAGCTGCAGCTGGAACTCTCCCCAGGATCTGCAACACTCAGCCACTATGaccctctctctcacagacacctGTCTGCGCTACGCCAGCCTTCCCCCTGAGGCACAGATGGCCCTTAGCAG ggtgggtgtgtgtgactgctgtagGGGTCCTATGTACGGACCTGGACTCAAGGTGATCCGGCCCTGCTACAATATCTTCGGACTACACAGGGTGCCCTTCATCTTCTATGCCTGCACCCCAGCATGCCACTGGAACTTCAAGAACCAGACCAAGAGTCTCTCCAGTCTTCTGTATGGAGAAGACACAACTCACAATAGTGAACAACTAACATGA
- the lrrc63 gene encoding uncharacterized protein lrrc63 isoform X3 — protein MPSERARLLRRPLPPKKIPPIVKSLPSPILSGTIIDSLPSTERGDLKDSATERSESSCHMLPLWDYDPAAFRAAPTPLTSVPSMLIPKIIEGFPCKPPRTLPKIPLLDLLKTDPRYIPFPPSFSFNDFLRDPNGGCGAQSLEGLKKVALSRCNYRKLVGLFLMELHKGQQTEVSKQLMSTEKLPEVKTRIPQKQIICELAALIRMEVQTQMMCRRSCLGDGTCRSEQKSVEIWVPPGKRQAVQKQENLYLGTEVILNSVTTKHFQGSRRTHSPFRHSGEAINPSELAILDCLTEGGKALTLKAHFIALLPDLTPLAQSLLYLNLSFNDFTIFPVEVYELTQLEVLKMRDNPIEEIPTGIHRLTRLKTFVISFCKITSLPSETLEYLNVEGNQLPGLPCGALRLSLTQLRISNNYMHPYFWKSCSWNSPQDLQHSATMTLSLTDTCLRYASLPPEAQMALSRVGVCDCCRGPMYGPGLKVIRPCYNIFGLHRVPFIFYACTPACHWNFKNQTKSLSSLLYGEDTTHNSEQLT, from the exons ATGCCATCAGAACGTGCAAGGCTTCTTCGGAGGCCTTTGCCCCCTAAAAAGATTCCCCCCATTGTGAAATCACTTCCTTCGCCTATACTTTCAG GTACAATCATAGACTCATTGCCCTCAACAGAGAGAGGGGATCTGAAGGACAGTGCCACCGAGCGGAGTGAGTCAAGCTGCCACATGCTTCCTCTTTGGGACTATGACCCTGCAGCCTTTAGGGCAGCTCCCACTCCCCTGACCTCGGTCCCATCCATGCTAATACCTAAAATAATTGAGGGCTTCCCCTGTAAACCGCCACGCACTCTCCCCAAAATCCCCCTCCTCGACCTCCTCAAGACAGACCCCAGATACATCCCTTTTCCCCCTAGCTTTAGCTTCAATGACTTTCTGCGGGACCCTAATGGCGGCTGTGGGGCTCAGTCACTAGAGGGCCTGAAGAAAGTGGCCCTGTCTCGCTGCAACTACAGGAAGCTGGTTGGGCTTTTCCTGATGGAGCTGCACAAAGGGCAACAGACTGAGGTGTCCAAGCAGCTGATGTCCACTGAGAAATTGCCAGAGGTCAAGACCAGGATCCCACAGAAGCAAATCATATGCG AGCTGGCAGCATTGATCCGTATGGAGGTGCAAACTCAGATGATGTGTCGGAGGAGCTGTTTGGGAGATGGGACCTGCAGGTCTGAACAGAAATCTGTGGAGATCTGGGTACCCCCAGGGAAAAGACAAGCTGTTCAGAAACAGGAAAATCTATACCTAG GAACGGAGGTGATCCTGAACTCTGTGACGACCAAGCACTTCCAGGGCTCTCGGCGGACCCACTCCCCGTTCAGGCACTCTGGAGAGGCCATCAACCCATCTGAGTTGGCCATACTGGACTGTCTGACGGAGGGGGGCAAGGCACTCACCCTGAAG GCCCACTTCATTGCCCTGCTTCCTGATTTGACTCCTCTGGCCCAGAGCCTGCTCTACCTCAACCTGTCCTTCAATGACTTCACTATCTTCCCAGTGGAG GTGTATGAGCTCACGCAGTTGGAGGTGCTGAAGATGAGAGACAACCCCATAGAGGAGATCCCTACCGGCATCCACAGACTCACCAGGCTCAAAACCTTTGTCATCTCCTTCTGCAAGATCACCTCCCTGCCGTCAGA GACTCTGGAGTACCTGAATGTGGAGGGGAACCAGCTGCCTGGCCTGCCCTGTGGGGCCCTGCGCCTCTCCCTCACCCAGCTCAGGATCTCCAACAACTACATGCACCCCTACTTTTGGAAGAGCTGCAGCTGGAACTCTCCCCAGGATCTGCAACACTCAGCCACTATGaccctctctctcacagacacctGTCTGCGCTACGCCAGCCTTCCCCCTGAGGCACAGATGGCCCTTAGCAG ggtgggtgtgtgtgactgctgtagGGGTCCTATGTACGGACCTGGACTCAAGGTGATCCGGCCCTGCTACAATATCTTCGGACTACACAGGGTGCCCTTCATCTTCTATGCCTGCACCCCAGCATGCCACTGGAACTTCAAGAACCAGACCAAGAGTCTCTCCAGTCTTCTGTATGGAGAAGACACAACTCACAATAGTGAACAACTAACATGA
- the LOC115161029 gene encoding integral membrane protein 2B, whose translation MVKVSFNSALGQKEVKKDCETLIPEDKDPEVALPVRQQSKAWCWCVCLGLALMLSGVVVGGAYLYRYYIPEEGRMFVCGVKYHEEDIVKYHEETLMIQEEEDVELDLPSSFKMIQENIRILADQDVALINVPVPEFEDGDPADIVHDFHRRLTAYLDLFLNKCYVIPLNTSIVMPPNDFLELLVNIKAGAYMPQSYLVHEEMVVTERLDNVEQLGFFINNLCQGKDTYKLQRRDRILGMQKREALNCHKIRHFESKFVVETLICEP comes from the exons GATCCGGAGGTGGCTCTGCCAGTGCGTCAGCAGTCCAAGGCCTGGTGCTGGTGCGTGTGCCTGGGCTTGGCCCTGATGCTGTCTGGCGTGGTTGTGGGAGGGGCCTACCTTTACAGGTACTACATCCCGGAG GAGGGCAGGATGTTTGTGTGTGGGGTGAAGTACCATGAGGAGGACATTGTGAAGTACCATGAGGAGACATTGATGatccaggaggaggaggatgtggagcTGGACCTGCCCTCCAGCTTCAAGATGATCCAGGAGAACATCCGCATACTGGCGGACCAGGATGTGGCTCTCATCAACGTACCCGTGCCCGAGTTCGAAGACGGGGACCCCGCCGACATCGTCCACGACTTCCACAGG AGACTGACTGCCTACCTGGACCTGTTCCTGAACAAGTGCTATGTCATCCCCCTCAATACTTCCATCGTCATGCCTCCCAATGACTTCCTGGAGCTTTTGGTCAACATCAAG GCTGGTGCCTACATGCCTCAGTCCTACCTGGTCCACGAGGAGATGGTGGTGACAGAGCGCCTGGACAATGTGGAACAACTGGGATTCTTCATCAACAACCTCTGCCAGGGAAAGGACACCTATAAGCTTCAGCGCAGAGACAGGATCCTGG GTATGCAGAAGCGTGAAGCTCTCAACTGCCACAAGATCCGTCACTTTGAGAGCAAATTTGTGGTGGAGACCTTGATCTGTGAGCCCTAG